TCACATCACGAACCCGGCGGGCTGAGCACCCGCGAGGTCATCAACCTGATCCATCGTTTCGAGGGTCAATTGGTCGGCGCGGATATTGTTGAACTGAACCCGCATCGCGACCCATACGGTATGACCGCAATGGTGGCCGCAAAATTCGTCAAAGAGATCGGTGCGCGCTTGCTGTCGCGTTGATTCACCGCGCGTCGCACACCGTGGCTGAACCCAGGGCCGGTGCACCCTTTGTGGTCATATCGTACCGGTTCGCTTCAGCGGCGGTCATCCAGTGCATGCTTTCAGCCGGGGCTGCGAAGAGGGTGTACCAGTAAAATTCCTCATCCACGCCGATGTCTTTGAAATAGTCCAGGTATCGGTCATGTTCCGGGTCGTCTTCGGGCAACTCGGTCGCCACCAGTCCCGATCCGGCCCAGCTGTGAACGCCGACACAGGCCCCCGGTTGCAAGATGCGGCGGTTTCCGGCCAGAAACAGATCGGTGCCCCCGCTGGCAACCAGACCATCTGAGGGTACGACTGTATCGAATCC
The genomic region above belongs to Ruegeria sp. HKCCD4315 and contains:
- a CDS encoding alpha/beta hydrolase; protein product: MTFRFTSISACLALLASCGEYYTPVSFVAQGDQIIASGTIDETTLSAFEEVVAENPEARTLVLQYIEGSVDDDANVIFSREVHKAGFDTVVPSDGLVASGGTDLFLAGNRRILQPGACVGVHSWAGSGLVATELPEDDPEHDRYLDYFKDIGVDEEFYWYTLFAAPAESMHWMTAAEANRYDMTTKGAPALGSATVCDAR